Proteins from a single region of Salipiger sp. H15:
- a CDS encoding bifunctional (p)ppGpp synthetase/guanosine-3',5'-bis(diphosphate) 3'-pyrophosphohydrolase: MIAAEDLVALVRNYNPKTNEKLIREAYDYGLRMHEGQFRHSGEPYFTHPVAVAAILTEQQLDDATIITALLHDTIEDTRASYQDVADRFGSEVADLVDGVTKLTNLQLSSSETKQAENFRKLFMAMSRDLRVILVKLADRLHNMRTIKAMRPEKQVQKARETMDIYAPLAGRMGMQWMREELEDLAFRVLNPEGRASIIRRFINLQKEAGDVIHRITGDMRHELEVAAIEAEVFGRAKKPYSIWRKMQEKGMGFSRLSDIYGFRVITRSEMDCYRALGVIHQRWRSVPGRFKDYISQPKSNGYRSIHTTVSGRDGKRVEVQIRTRQMHDVAETGVAAHWSYRDGVRSENPFAVDPARWISSLTEQFDAEEDHDEFLEAVKLEMYSDKVFCFTPKGDVVKLPRGATPLDYAYAIHTRIGSACVGAKVDGIRVPLWTRLKNGQSVEIITAEGQTPQATWLDIATTGKARSAIRRALREAGRGRFIKLGQELARSAFEHVGKKATDKVLEKAAKTLRLEDADEVLARLGSAELTTREVVHAVYPDLTPADEHEVEMQRAVIGLEPGTGFTRARCCQPLPGERIVGITKRGKGVFVHAIDCESLARYEDQPERWVDLHWAEGTHPAAYDLSLDLTVGNDAGVLGRICTLIGERGANISNLHFIDRKPDFFRIQIDVELRDAEHLHSVMSALEAESDVASVSRHRDSSLAAMPAAAE, encoded by the coding sequence ATGATCGCGGCGGAAGACTTGGTTGCACTGGTCCGCAACTACAATCCGAAGACGAACGAGAAGCTCATCCGCGAGGCCTATGATTACGGCCTGCGGATGCACGAGGGGCAATTCCGCCATTCCGGCGAGCCCTACTTCACCCATCCCGTCGCCGTTGCCGCCATCCTCACCGAGCAGCAACTGGACGACGCGACCATCATCACCGCACTGCTGCACGACACGATCGAGGACACCCGCGCCTCGTACCAGGACGTGGCCGACCGCTTCGGGTCGGAAGTGGCGGACCTGGTGGACGGGGTCACCAAGCTGACCAACCTGCAGCTCTCGTCGTCCGAGACCAAGCAGGCCGAGAACTTCCGCAAGCTCTTCATGGCCATGTCCCGCGACCTGCGGGTGATTCTGGTCAAGCTCGCCGACCGGCTGCACAACATGCGGACGATCAAGGCGATGCGTCCCGAGAAGCAGGTGCAGAAGGCGCGCGAGACGATGGACATCTACGCGCCGCTGGCCGGCCGGATGGGCATGCAGTGGATGCGCGAGGAGCTCGAGGATCTTGCCTTCCGCGTGCTCAACCCCGAGGGGCGCGCCTCGATCATCCGCCGCTTCATCAACCTGCAGAAGGAAGCCGGCGACGTGATCCACCGGATCACCGGCGACATGCGCCACGAGCTCGAGGTGGCGGCGATCGAGGCCGAGGTCTTCGGCCGCGCCAAGAAGCCCTACTCGATCTGGCGCAAGATGCAGGAAAAGGGCATGGGCTTCTCGCGCCTGTCCGACATCTACGGCTTCCGCGTCATCACCCGCTCGGAGATGGACTGCTACCGCGCGCTCGGCGTGATCCACCAGCGCTGGCGCTCGGTGCCCGGCCGCTTCAAGGATTACATCAGCCAGCCGAAGTCCAACGGCTACCGCTCGATCCACACCACCGTCTCGGGCCGCGACGGCAAGCGCGTCGAGGTGCAGATCCGCACCCGCCAGATGCATGACGTGGCCGAGACCGGCGTCGCCGCGCACTGGTCCTACCGCGACGGCGTGCGCTCCGAGAACCCGTTCGCCGTCGATCCCGCACGCTGGATCTCGTCGCTGACCGAGCAGTTCGACGCCGAGGAGGATCACGACGAGTTCCTCGAGGCGGTGAAGCTCGAGATGTACTCGGACAAGGTGTTCTGCTTCACGCCCAAGGGCGACGTGGTGAAGCTGCCGCGCGGCGCGACGCCGCTCGACTACGCCTATGCCATCCACACCCGCATCGGCTCGGCCTGCGTCGGCGCCAAGGTCGACGGCATCCGCGTGCCGCTCTGGACCCGGCTGAAGAACGGCCAGTCGGTCGAGATCATCACCGCCGAGGGCCAGACGCCGCAGGCCACCTGGCTCGACATCGCCACCACCGGCAAGGCGCGCAGCGCCATCCGCCGCGCCCTGCGCGAGGCCGGCCGTGGCCGCTTCATCAAGCTCGGCCAGGAACTTGCGCGCTCGGCCTTCGAGCATGTCGGCAAGAAGGCCACGGACAAGGTGCTGGAAAAGGCCGCCAAGACGCTGCGGCTCGAGGATGCGGACGAGGTGCTCGCGCGTCTTGGTAGCGCGGAATTGACCACGCGCGAGGTGGTGCACGCGGTCTATCCCGATCTCACCCCGGCCGACGAGCACGAGGTCGAGATGCAGCGCGCGGTCATCGGCCTCGAGCCGGGCACCGGCTTCACCCGCGCGCGCTGCTGCCAGCCGCTGCCGGGCGAGCGGATCGTCGGCATCACCAAGCGCGGCAAGGGCGTCTTCGTGCACGCCATCGACTGCGAATCGCTGGCCCGCTACGAGGACCAGCCGGAGCGCTGGGTCGACCTGCACTGGGCCGAGGGCACGCACCCCGCGGCCTATGACCTGAGCCTCGACCTCACGGTCGGGAATGACGCGGGCGTGCTCGGGCGCATTTGCACCTTGATCGGAGAGCGCGGGGCCAATATCTCGAACCTGCACTTCATCGACCGGAAACCGGACTTCTTCAGAATCCAGATCGACGTGGAACTGAGGGATGCCGAGCACCTCCATTCGGTGATGTCCGCACTCGAAGCCGAAAGCGACGTGGCCTCCGTCAGCCGCCATCGCGATTCCTCCCTGGCGGCCATGCCTGCCGCCGCGGAATAG
- the rpoZ gene encoding DNA-directed RNA polymerase subunit omega encodes MARVTVEDCVDKVPNRFELVMLASHRAREVAAGAPITVDRDNDKNPVVALREIAEETQSADELRERLIESHQTQIEVDEPEEDSMALLMGAEQDKPADDDMSEEKLLRALMEAQGES; translated from the coding sequence ATGGCCCGCGTCACGGTAGAAGACTGCGTCGACAAGGTTCCCAACCGGTTCGAGCTGGTGATGCTCGCCTCTCATCGTGCCCGCGAAGTCGCGGCCGGTGCGCCGATCACCGTCGACCGCGACAACGACAAGAACCCGGTGGTCGCCCTGCGCGAGATCGCCGAGGAAACCCAGTCCGCCGACGAGCTGCGCGAGCGCCTGATCGAGTCGCACCAGACCCAGATCGAGGTCGACGAGCCCGAAGAGGACAGCATGGCGCTTCTGATGGGTGCCGAGCAGGACAAGCCCGCCGATGACGACATGTCGGAAGAGAAGCTCCTGCGCGCCCTGATGGAAGCGCAAGGAGAGAGCTGA
- the folK gene encoding 2-amino-4-hydroxy-6-hydroxymethyldihydropteridine diphosphokinase: protein MQKDSVPLVSDPNILIALGANLPSDAGSPRETLQAALAALEGEGYQVVKVSNFYATPCFPAGFGPDYCNACAQLTGSGNPAEILAALHRVEARFGRERTLRWGSRTLDLDLLAVGETVMPDEATQTRWREITADQQQGVTPDRLILPHPRLQDRGFVLVPLCDIAADWRHPILGRSVRELCDALPAEARAEVVPI from the coding sequence ATGCAGAAGGATAGTGTCCCCTTGGTTTCGGACCCCAACATACTGATCGCATTGGGGGCAAACCTGCCGTCGGACGCCGGTTCCCCAAGGGAAACCCTGCAGGCTGCGCTCGCCGCGCTGGAGGGGGAGGGCTACCAGGTTGTCAAGGTCAGCAACTTCTACGCAACCCCATGTTTTCCTGCCGGTTTTGGCCCGGACTACTGCAACGCCTGCGCCCAGTTGACAGGTTCCGGCAACCCGGCCGAGATCCTTGCCGCGCTGCACCGGGTCGAGGCGCGTTTCGGACGCGAGAGAACCCTCCGCTGGGGCAGCCGGACGCTCGATCTCGATCTTCTGGCGGTTGGCGAAACCGTGATGCCGGATGAGGCAACGCAGACGCGCTGGAGGGAAATCACCGCCGACCAGCAGCAGGGGGTGACCCCGGACCGGCTGATTCTTCCGCATCCGCGCCTGCAGGACCGCGGCTTCGTGCTTGTCCCGCTGTGCGACATCGCCGCGGATTGGCGTCACCCGATCCTCGGCCGCTCGGTCCGGGAACTGTGTGACGCGCTGCCCGCGGAGGCCCGCGCGGAGGTCGTTCCAATCTGA
- a CDS encoding NYN domain-containing protein: MFYKDERLALFIDGSNLYAAAKALGFDIDYKLLRQEFVRRGKMVRAFYYTALLENDEYSPIRPLVDWLHYNGFTMVTKPAKEYTDAQGRRKVKGNMDIELTVDAMELAPRVDHIVLFSGDGDFRPLIESLQRQGVRVSVVSTIRSQPPMIADELRRQADNFIELDELRDVIGRPPREQQAERNFEVANGN; this comes from the coding sequence ATGTTTTACAAGGACGAACGGTTGGCGCTGTTCATTGACGGGTCGAACCTGTATGCAGCCGCCAAGGCCCTCGGCTTCGACATCGACTACAAGCTGCTAAGACAAGAATTCGTTCGCCGTGGCAAGATGGTGCGCGCCTTCTATTATACTGCGCTCCTCGAAAACGACGAATATTCGCCGATCCGCCCGCTGGTGGACTGGCTGCACTACAATGGCTTCACCATGGTCACCAAGCCCGCGAAGGAATACACCGACGCGCAGGGCCGCCGTAAGGTGAAGGGCAACATGGACATCGAGCTGACCGTCGATGCCATGGAACTGGCGCCGCGCGTCGATCACATCGTGCTGTTCTCTGGGGATGGAGACTTCCGGCCGCTGATCGAAAGCCTGCAACGCCAAGGCGTTCGCGTCTCGGTCGTCTCGACGATCCGCAGCCAGCCGCCGATGATCGCGGACGAGCTGCGCCGTCAGGCCGACAACTTCATCGAGCTCGACGAACTCCGGGACGTGATCGGTCGTCCGCCGCGTGAGCAGCAGGCGGAGCGCAACTTCGAGGTTGCCAACGGGAACTGA
- a CDS encoding YqaA family protein — MMAEAASYGGLFVAAFGAATILPFQSELIFVGLQLGSGLPVWALVLVASIGNTLGSVVNYALGAGLEHFRHRRWFPVTEAQLERAQRWYAKWGIWSLLLSWAPLGDGFTVVAGIMRTPLWLFVLLVAVAKTGRYIILAWLTAATLG, encoded by the coding sequence ATGATGGCTGAGGCTGCCAGTTACGGCGGCCTCTTCGTCGCGGCTTTCGGGGCCGCGACGATCCTGCCGTTCCAGTCCGAGCTGATCTTCGTCGGGCTGCAGCTGGGCTCCGGCCTGCCGGTCTGGGCGCTGGTTCTTGTCGCGAGCATCGGCAACACTCTCGGCTCGGTGGTCAACTACGCGCTTGGCGCGGGGCTCGAGCATTTCCGCCACCGCCGCTGGTTTCCCGTCACCGAGGCGCAGCTCGAGCGTGCGCAGCGCTGGTATGCGAAATGGGGCATCTGGTCGCTGCTGCTGAGCTGGGCACCGCTGGGCGACGGCTTCACCGTCGTCGCGGGGATCATGCGCACGCCGCTCTGGCTCTTCGTGCTGCTCGTCGCCGTGGCGAAAACCGGGCGCTACATCATCCTTGCCTGGCTGACCGCCGCGACCCTCGGCTGA
- the ispH gene encoding 4-hydroxy-3-methylbut-2-enyl diphosphate reductase gives MTKAPLTLYLAAPRGFCAGVDRAIKIVEMALEKWGAPVYVRHEIVHNKFVVDGLRDKGAVFVEELEDCPPDRPVIFSAHGVPKAVPAEAARREMVYVDATCPLVSKVHIEAARHHENGLQMIMIGHEGHPETIGTMGQLPEGEVLLVETVADVASVAVRDPERLAFVTQTTLSVDDTVDIVAALRDRFPAIVGPHKEDICYATTNRQEAVKAIAPDCDALLVVGAPNSSNSKRLVEVARKAGCGYAQLVQRAEEIDWRALEGIRSVGVTAGASAPEVLIDEVVAAFGARFDMTVEKVETAQENVEFKVPRVLRMPA, from the coding sequence TTGACCAAAGCCCCGCTCACCCTCTATCTAGCCGCGCCGCGCGGCTTCTGCGCCGGTGTCGACCGGGCGATCAAGATCGTCGAGATGGCGCTCGAGAAATGGGGCGCGCCGGTCTATGTCCGCCACGAGATCGTGCACAACAAGTTCGTCGTCGACGGGCTGCGCGACAAGGGCGCGGTGTTTGTCGAGGAGCTCGAGGATTGCCCGCCGGACCGGCCGGTGATCTTCTCGGCCCATGGCGTGCCCAAGGCGGTGCCCGCCGAGGCGGCGCGGCGCGAGATGGTCTACGTCGACGCCACCTGCCCGCTGGTCTCCAAGGTGCATATCGAGGCCGCCCGCCACCACGAGAACGGGCTGCAGATGATCATGATCGGTCACGAAGGCCACCCCGAGACCATCGGCACGATGGGCCAGCTGCCCGAGGGCGAGGTGCTGCTGGTCGAGACCGTCGCCGACGTGGCATCGGTCGCGGTGCGCGATCCCGAACGGCTCGCCTTCGTCACCCAGACCACGCTCTCGGTCGACGACACGGTCGACATCGTGGCGGCGCTGCGCGACCGCTTCCCGGCCATCGTCGGGCCGCACAAGGAAGACATCTGCTACGCCACCACCAACCGGCAGGAAGCGGTGAAGGCGATCGCGCCTGACTGCGACGCGCTGCTGGTGGTGGGCGCGCCGAACTCCTCGAACTCGAAGCGGCTGGTCGAGGTGGCGCGCAAGGCGGGCTGCGGCTACGCCCAGCTGGTGCAGCGCGCCGAGGAGATCGACTGGCGCGCGCTCGAGGGCATCCGATCGGTCGGCGTCACCGCCGGGGCCTCGGCTCCCGAGGTGCTGATCGACGAGGTCGTCGCCGCCTTCGGCGCGCGCTTCGACATGACCGTCGAGAAGGTCGAGACCGCGCAGGAGAACGTCGAGTTCAAGGTGCCGCGCGTGCTGCGCATGCCGGCGTGA
- a CDS encoding ACT domain-containing protein: protein MSLPALSLVLLPQEHAILRLPPEADFPDWTGREGCVSVTRAPDELSVVCPAAAVPEGIEGSFGWRAFRVDTLAGLDEPGVVLAAVKPLSEAGLGVFVLSTFLRDYLLVNGAQLGRAEALLVAAGHRVTAG, encoded by the coding sequence GTGAGCCTGCCGGCCCTCTCGCTCGTCCTGCTGCCGCAGGAGCACGCGATCCTGCGCCTGCCGCCGGAGGCGGATTTCCCCGACTGGACCGGCCGCGAAGGCTGCGTCAGCGTCACCCGCGCGCCGGACGAGCTGTCGGTCGTCTGCCCCGCCGCCGCTGTCCCCGAGGGCATCGAGGGCAGCTTCGGCTGGCGCGCCTTCCGGGTCGACACGCTGGCCGGGCTCGACGAGCCGGGCGTCGTGCTGGCAGCGGTGAAGCCGCTCTCGGAGGCCGGGCTCGGGGTCTTTGTCCTGTCGACCTTCCTGCGCGACTACCTGCTGGTGAACGGCGCGCAGCTCGGCAGGGCCGAGGCGCTGCTCGTGGCCGCCGGGCATCGCGTCACGGCCGGCTGA
- a CDS encoding DUF3429 domain-containing protein, which yields MSSVPRAPLFLAFLGLLPFLWSVATRYNAALYDWSIAHLGSRFVAPYLQLSYGTVILAFMSGVLWGFATKAGGAKAAVAYALSVLPALWAFVMVGGGPVAAATNLVFGFLGLLLLDAAFQLWNLAPRWWLGLRVPVTVIAVACLSVEAFL from the coding sequence ATGAGTTCCGTTCCCCGCGCGCCGCTCTTCCTCGCCTTCCTCGGGCTGCTGCCCTTCCTGTGGTCGGTCGCCACCCGCTACAACGCCGCGCTCTACGACTGGTCCATCGCCCACCTCGGAAGCCGTTTCGTCGCGCCCTACCTGCAGCTTTCCTACGGCACGGTGATCCTCGCCTTCATGTCGGGCGTGCTCTGGGGCTTTGCCACCAAGGCGGGCGGGGCCAAGGCTGCGGTGGCCTACGCCCTGTCGGTGCTGCCCGCGCTCTGGGCCTTCGTCATGGTCGGCGGCGGGCCGGTGGCGGCGGCGACCAACCTCGTCTTCGGCTTCCTTGGCCTGTTGCTGCTCGACGCCGCCTTCCAGCTCTGGAACCTGGCCCCGCGCTGGTGGCTGGGGCTGCGGGTGCCGGTGACCGTGATCGCGGTGGCCTGCCTTTCGGTGGAGGCGTTCCTGTGA
- a CDS encoding class I SAM-dependent methyltransferase, producing MTDEETLRVYAARARDYEAMAEGKVFPTLPAFLAALPTGGRVLDLGCGPGLEAAHMARAGFVVEAMDAAPEMVALAAARPGVDAWQASFDELTAEHRYDGIWAAFSLLHAPRADMPRHLAAIARALKPGGRLGLTLKEGQGEARDRLGRFYSYYSEPELRHLLAGAGLSVTSVTRGAGSGLDGTVSPWLSVLAHG from the coding sequence GTGACTGACGAGGAGACCCTCCGGGTCTACGCCGCCAGGGCGCGGGACTACGAGGCCATGGCCGAGGGCAAGGTCTTCCCGACGTTGCCCGCCTTCCTTGCCGCGCTACCGACGGGCGGACGGGTGCTCGATCTCGGCTGCGGTCCAGGGCTCGAGGCGGCGCACATGGCGCGGGCGGGCTTCGTCGTCGAAGCGATGGACGCCGCCCCCGAGATGGTCGCCCTAGCCGCGGCGCGCCCGGGCGTGGACGCTTGGCAGGCCAGCTTCGACGAGCTGACGGCCGAACACCGCTACGATGGCATCTGGGCCGCCTTCAGCCTGCTGCACGCGCCGCGCGCCGACATGCCCCGGCACCTCGCGGCCATCGCCCGGGCGCTCAAGCCCGGCGGGCGGCTGGGGCTCACGCTGAAGGAAGGGCAGGGCGAGGCGCGCGACCGGCTCGGCCGCTTCTACAGCTACTATTCCGAGCCCGAGCTGCGGCACCTGCTCGCCGGGGCCGGTCTCTCCGTCACGTCGGTCACCCGGGGCGCGGGGAGCGGGCTTGACGGCACCGTGTCGCCATGGCTTAGCGTGCTCGCCCATGGCTGA
- the rnhA gene encoding ribonuclease HI: MADLFAYTDGACSGNPGPGGWGVLMRAMEGETVAKERELKGGEAETTNNRMELMAAISALEALSRPSKITVVTDSAYVKNGVTGWIHGWKRNGWKTAAKKPVKNAELWMRLDEAQRRHDVTWQWVKGHAGHPENERADELARAGMAPFKG; the protein is encoded by the coding sequence ATGGCTGACCTATTTGCATATACCGACGGAGCCTGCTCCGGAAATCCCGGCCCCGGTGGCTGGGGCGTTCTCATGCGCGCGATGGAGGGCGAGACCGTCGCCAAGGAGCGCGAGCTCAAGGGCGGCGAGGCCGAGACCACCAACAACCGCATGGAACTGATGGCGGCGATCAGCGCGCTCGAGGCGCTCTCGCGCCCGTCGAAGATCACCGTCGTCACCGACAGCGCCTACGTGAAGAACGGCGTCACCGGCTGGATCCACGGCTGGAAGCGCAACGGCTGGAAGACCGCCGCCAAGAAGCCGGTGAAGAACGCCGAGCTCTGGATGCGGCTCGACGAGGCGCAGCGCCGCCACGACGTGACCTGGCAATGGGTCAAGGGCCACGCCGGCCACCCCGAGAACGAGCGCGCCGACGAGCTTGCGCGGGCCGGCATGGCCCCGTTCAAGGGCTGA
- a CDS encoding trimeric intracellular cation channel family protein — protein sequence MSPLVLLDYASVVIFALTGALVASRAQLDVVGFAFLACLTAVGGGTTRDLLLNRHPVFWVAEPTYLGIACAAALLVFFTAHLLESRAKAILWLDAAALSVAVAAGSGIAMAEGVSWGVVLVMGVMSGCLGGLMRDVVANEVPLLLKQGEPYATCALGGAVALLVATWLGLPPFLAAIICSAVTFALRASAIAFGWGIPVYKSRPPRV from the coding sequence GTGAGCCCGCTCGTCCTTCTCGACTACGCATCGGTGGTGATCTTCGCGCTGACCGGTGCGCTGGTCGCGAGCCGGGCGCAGCTCGACGTGGTGGGCTTTGCCTTCCTCGCCTGCCTCACCGCCGTCGGCGGCGGCACCACCCGCGACCTGCTGCTGAACCGCCACCCGGTGTTCTGGGTCGCCGAGCCCACCTATCTCGGCATCGCCTGCGCCGCCGCGCTGCTGGTCTTCTTCACTGCGCACCTGCTGGAAAGCCGGGCCAAGGCGATCCTCTGGCTCGACGCCGCCGCGCTGTCGGTCGCCGTGGCCGCCGGCAGCGGCATCGCCATGGCCGAAGGCGTGAGCTGGGGCGTGGTGCTGGTCATGGGGGTGATGTCGGGCTGCCTCGGCGGGCTGATGCGCGACGTCGTGGCCAACGAGGTGCCACTGCTGCTGAAGCAGGGCGAGCCCTATGCTACCTGCGCGCTCGGCGGGGCCGTCGCGCTGCTGGTCGCGACCTGGCTGGGGCTGCCGCCCTTCCTTGCCGCGATCATCTGCTCGGCGGTCACCTTCGCGCTGCGCGCCTCGGCCATCGCCTTCGGCTGGGGCATCCCGGTCTACAAGTCCCGCCCGCCGCGCGTCTGA
- a CDS encoding PatB family C-S lyase, protein MKDLFDQPIDRRGTGSAKWDLMQKLFGVPQEDGLAMWTADSDFPTAPCVRDALQAQVDLGIFGYFSDIGLYTGAVQWWMQERHGWQIEQDWIVTTHGLGNGVAMCLDVYTQPGDNVVIFSPVYHEFARKIRRAGRVVTECPLKREGDRYELDLEDAQARLTGNETMLIWCSPQNPSGRVWTADELRAVAEFAARNGMVLLSDEVHHDLVYPGETFVPMAVAAPEITDRLVTLTAASKTFNLAGQRVGSLTISDPAMRKAMQDRLEALDSKPNALGMIMTAAAYSPEGAQWVDAQVAHLDRNRAIFDAAVNAIPGLRSMPLQATYLAWVDFSGTGMSFEEFNARVRDIAKIAASPGPDFGAGGESFLRFNLAAPRALVEEAGQRLQKAFADLQ, encoded by the coding sequence ATGAAAGACCTCTTCGACCAACCGATCGACCGCCGCGGCACCGGCTCCGCCAAGTGGGACCTGATGCAGAAGCTCTTCGGCGTGCCGCAGGAAGACGGGCTCGCCATGTGGACCGCGGATTCCGACTTCCCGACCGCCCCCTGCGTGCGCGACGCGCTGCAGGCGCAGGTCGACCTCGGCATCTTCGGCTATTTCTCGGACATCGGCCTTTACACCGGCGCGGTGCAATGGTGGATGCAGGAACGCCACGGCTGGCAGATCGAGCAGGACTGGATCGTCACCACCCACGGGCTCGGCAACGGCGTCGCCATGTGCCTCGACGTCTACACGCAGCCGGGCGACAACGTGGTGATCTTCTCGCCGGTCTACCACGAGTTCGCGCGGAAGATCCGCCGCGCCGGCCGCGTGGTCACCGAATGCCCGCTGAAGCGCGAGGGCGACCGCTACGAGCTCGACCTCGAGGACGCGCAGGCCCGGCTCACCGGCAACGAGACCATGCTGATCTGGTGCTCGCCGCAGAACCCCTCGGGCCGGGTCTGGACCGCGGACGAGCTGCGCGCCGTGGCCGAGTTCGCCGCGCGCAACGGCATGGTGCTCCTGTCGGACGAGGTGCACCACGACCTCGTCTACCCCGGCGAGACCTTCGTGCCCATGGCCGTCGCCGCGCCCGAAATCACGGACCGGCTGGTGACGCTGACCGCCGCCTCCAAGACCTTCAACCTCGCCGGGCAGCGGGTCGGCTCGCTGACCATCTCCGATCCGGCGATGCGCAAGGCGATGCAGGACCGGCTCGAGGCGCTCGACAGCAAGCCCAACGCGCTCGGCATGATCATGACCGCCGCCGCCTATTCCCCCGAGGGCGCGCAATGGGTTGACGCGCAGGTCGCGCACCTGGACCGCAATCGCGCGATCTTCGACGCGGCGGTCAATGCGATCCCCGGGCTGCGCTCGATGCCGCTGCAGGCGACCTACCTCGCCTGGGTGGATTTCTCCGGCACCGGCATGAGCTTCGAGGAATTCAACGCCCGGGTGCGCGACATCGCGAAGATCGCCGCCAGCCCGGGCCCGGATTTCGGCGCCGGCGGCGAGAGCTTCCTGCGCTTCAACCTCGCCGCGCCGCGCGCCCTCGTCGAGGAAGCCGGGCAGCGCCTGCAGAAGGCCTTCGCCGACCTGCAGTGA